From the genome of Spirosomataceae bacterium TFI 002, one region includes:
- a CDS encoding Glycosyltransferase involved in cell wall bisynthesis: MKILIIHPYFKTHYKAIIYSNLSNLIDLDRNYELKVLQLFLNESSRQNMETVDYNIHQYPYEILFKTSNESVSFFKKLTAIFKFIKSENPSIINITGYYDLAVVLPSIWFRLKGTPIVMSIDSTLNDNSGNSVSNFIKKWILGKMDGFFSYGKKSTELITRFGVAKQKVLVENNAVDNEKLNEVYITYKNSATFVEKSKSFPAQNFIFVGRFIPEKNLKELIRTFAKLETKNWGLILAGTGPLKEELMAEAAHLKNVFFEEPLPWYEVPHLLAHANVFVLPSTSEPWGLVVNEAMACGMPVIVSQACGSAHDLVIEGINGFIFDPNKNEELESNLMWCVKNDNKLRKMGKESLKLISTYTPSIVAKQMFDGFKTLTK; this comes from the coding sequence TTGAAGATCTTAATCATCCATCCGTATTTTAAAACACACTACAAGGCCATCATTTATTCGAACCTCTCGAATTTGATAGACCTAGATAGAAATTACGAACTTAAGGTTTTACAGTTGTTTTTGAATGAAAGTTCTAGGCAAAACATGGAAACCGTGGATTATAATATTCATCAATATCCTTACGAGATCTTATTCAAAACAAGTAATGAATCTGTTTCATTTTTCAAAAAGCTAACTGCGATATTCAAATTCATCAAGTCGGAAAACCCTTCCATAATTAATATCACAGGATATTATGATCTGGCAGTGGTTTTACCTTCAATCTGGTTCAGATTAAAAGGAACACCTATAGTAATGTCTATTGATAGCACCTTGAATGACAATTCAGGCAATTCTGTATCCAATTTTATCAAAAAATGGATTTTAGGTAAAATGGATGGCTTCTTTAGTTACGGAAAAAAGTCAACCGAACTTATAACTCGATTTGGAGTTGCTAAGCAAAAGGTCTTGGTGGAAAACAATGCAGTTGATAATGAAAAACTAAATGAGGTATATATTACATACAAAAACTCAGCTACTTTCGTTGAAAAGTCGAAGTCATTTCCAGCTCAAAACTTTATTTTTGTTGGTAGATTTATTCCAGAGAAAAACTTAAAGGAGCTTATTCGTACTTTTGCGAAATTAGAAACCAAAAACTGGGGTCTCATATTGGCTGGAACAGGGCCACTGAAAGAAGAATTAATGGCTGAAGCGGCACACTTAAAGAATGTATTTTTTGAAGAACCTTTACCTTGGTATGAAGTACCTCATTTACTTGCTCATGCAAATGTTTTCGTACTGCCTTCAACCTCAGAGCCATGGGGCTTGGTTGTAAACGAAGCCATGGCATGCGGAATGCCAGTAATAGTATCTCAAGCCTGTGGCAGTGCACACGATCTTGTTATAGAAGGAATAAATGGCTTTATCTTTGATCCAAACAAAAACGAAGAGCTCGAATCAAATCTAATGTGGTGTGTTAAAAATGATAACAAATTGCGGAAAATGGGTAAAGAAAGCTTGAAACTTATATCCACATACACACCTTCAATAGTTGCCAAACAAATGTTTGATGGATTTAAAACTTTGACAAAATGA